Genomic segment of Callithrix jacchus isolate 240 chromosome 9, calJac240_pri, whole genome shotgun sequence:
ggttcatgcaattctcctgtctcaacctcctgaatagctaggattacaggcatgtgccactgtgcccagctaagttttgtgtttttagtagagacggggtttcaacatcttggccagggtggtcttgaactcctgaccttgtgatccacccgcctcggcctcccaatgtgtaggcgtgagccaccgcgcctggcccatatatttatatataattttttattttggttaaagGGCTGggcctgtattttttttgttaatgcaaatataaatacattttagaatacaATATAACATTTGAATgaccttaaacattttttaatatgtgaCTCCTTTCCGTTTCATAACTTAATAGGTGGGAACATGTAGGATTACTCACTTTCCTTTCTAGCTAAGGGTATGTCAGTGGACAAATGTGACATGACTTCTAGTCTGAGTGTGTAAATCTTCCCTTGATCCCAGTTTCAATCTCCCTCTTCTATTTCAGTCTCAtgctttacaggaaaaaaaaaaaaaactctattcaCAACGGGGGAAAGCTAAATCCAGTTTTACTGATTTCTAAAATGTGAACCCTAGAGTTTTTTACTGCTGACTTTTcagagtaaaaatgaaaattattacaCACCTCCCCAAGGTGAGAGTCTCCAACCGGCCCTTTGGTCTCAGGATTAACAATGACCACTTTCACTCCAGGTAAAATCTAAgcatcaaagagaaaatacaaagattggGTTCAGTGAAATCCAGTGACCTCCAGGAAATGCACAGTTACCTGCTGGAGAGGTGGGACAGGCACACAGGGCAGAAGCCAGCTGTAACAGCATCACAGCAGCTACCGAGGGGACAATGGCAGACACCTTCCATCTTGCTCTTATTGAATCTTCCTCAGTTCATTGAAGACCAAAGCTCTAAtaaaactcagcctcaaaaataaaacagggaGACAGTCTGCCATCTCTTCAAAGGGATCAGAAACTACAGATCAGGACCTTAACAGAATTTGTAAAATAACCTTCCCCTTTTCATGCTCTTTCTCATTCACTGGAATGATGGCAGTAAAACCCCTTAAAACAGAAAGGGCAGCAGGCAGAGAAAGCCTGAGTGACTCCACTCCAGACTTCAGTTAGGCCAGAGTTGGAGCAACATGAAGAGTGAGAGAGGACAATGGCAGCTTTGCAGGACAAAAGGATATCCACGACTCCAGGATTTTCCTCAGGAAGGAAAAGATGCAAATGCTGGCCGAGGGAATGCCTCAGCCATTCTAGCCAAAAAATGGTCTCTCTGTTTACCCATATTCTTCCCCCTTTGAAGTCCCTTTTTATTTTGGGTTTCTAAAGTATGGGGTTACTCTAGAAGCCCTCAATAATTATCTGGACACAAATATCTAAAACCTCAAGGAAGAGATGAGGCTGGGAACAGGCTAATGCTCGTGAGTTGTGCTTGGCTGCTGAGGCAAGTGAAGATGTGACAAGGCAGTGACACAATCAGCCAAACCCCCCTGGCACATGCAAGCAGCGAGTGAGAATGGAGTAAGTGTCCCATGGGGTGATACACCACTGGATAGGTttcatagggtttttttttccttcacagttTTTTCTCTGCCCTTCAGAATTACTAGAAGGGATTCTGAGGCATCATCATATCTCATCAAAGGGCAGAGAAACTCCCACCTGTCTTGACAATGCATGTGGGTGTCTTATCTTTAGCAAATTGTTTCTCACTAAATCTCTCTTTTGATGATTTAGAGGCTAATTCTAATCTAAGAAATGTTACTCCCACAGAATTCTCTCAAGTATCTTTAATCTCATCCCCATTCTGATTTTCCTTTCAACTTTAAATGCGTGTGTATCTTCCCTGACCTCAAGCCAcactcccatcttggcctctcctAGCTTTCTCCTTGTGATGTTTATAAAACagaaccaggctgggcacagtggctcatgcctataatcccagcactttgggaggctgaggcaggcagatcacctaaggtcaggagttcaagaccagcctaatcaacatggtgtgAAACcacgtctttaccaaaaatacaaaaattagctgggcatggtggcaggtgcctgtaactccagctactcgggaggctaagacaggagaatcacttgaacctgggaggcagaggttgcagggagctgagattgtgccactgtgctctagcctgggtggcagagtgagactctgtttaaaaaaaaaaaaaatggccgggcacagtggctcacgcctgtaatcccaacactttgggaggccgaggcgggtggatcacgaagtcaagagatcaagaccatcctggtcaacatggtgaaaccctgtctctactaaaaatgcaaaaaattagttgggcatggtggtgcgtgcctgtaatcccagctactcaggaggctgaggcaggagaattgcctgaacccaggaggtggaggttgcggtgagccaagattgcgccattgcactccagcctcggtaacaaaagtgaaactccgtctcaaaaaaaaaaaaaaaaaaaaagacagtcctCCTGAGCAgtctaggaaaaaacaaaagaatcagCTCTTCTATCCACCTTTCATACAATGAGCACTGCATTTCGCTAGTCAGTCAATAAGAATAACATGtcagttggattttttttaaaaatctatggaaATTAAGAGAGTTcaaatttattattcttatttatgtACCTATATGAATTTGAAGTATGAGCCAAGCTGAAAGTATCAAATTTCAATTAAGGATTGCCCTGGACACTAATACGGCTTCCGGTTTCCTTAAAATGAACCACTTTTCCACGCAGCCTACCTTCCCATGGTCATCAGAACAATTTACCTTTCCAGACTCTGAGAGGAGCAAACTCTGGGGGGCGCCACGTTCCACAAGACGAACCCTGCAGAAGAACGGTATTTACTGTATATAGGGTTTTTAAGAAGAGAAGTCACTACATTCCTGATGCTCAGTGCTGCCTTCCCACGACCTCTAACTTGTCTATCTTCCTCACACTACAGCAGGGTTTCTCAAACTCAGCACTACTATTttggccagataattttttgttgaaagaggctatcctgtgcattgtagaatgGTTAGCAACacctctggcctctgcccactagatgtcagtagcaAGCCCCTTTTATGACAACCCAAAACGTTTCCAGACATTTTCAAATGTCCTACAGGGGCGGCAAATTCTTCCTAGGTTTCAAACTGCTGCATGAGAGAAATGCTCTACCTATGCAGGGCAGGGCAGTGCAGTGGGGCACTCCAGATAACACATCCAAGGCAGTGGGACTTGAAGAGGCCTCAGAGCCCTGGGCCAATGCTCAGCTCAGGACCCAGCTAAAATTCCCTTTTGGGCTGAGGAGGCAAGCTTTTTTACCCACGGGGCTCAGATAAAGTGTTGTTTCAAAAACCCTATGCTGCTCATTTATCTTATCTGTCCTATCTTAGAGGAAAGAGACTGtccattttagtttaatttataTCAAATGTCACAAAATACTTTTATATCGGTAAAAACTAAGTATTATAGTTTAATATTAAAGAATGGTGTAGCAACGGAGAAAATTAAAGCTTTCTTACAAATGTAAATCTTACGtattaatgataaaaacaaattccttctctcttcccattCCCCTCCTAGAAGATAGAAcaaaaggaatgaggaaaaatGCTGGCTCTGatgttcaaaattttttttttttggtggtgggacACACTTTATTGTTTCTGGGGTCTCTGGAGGCCCCGGGTGGGGCTGGACCACTGGCTTCCCCCAGAACAGGGCTCCGCTCCATGGCTCTGCTTGTGGTAGTCAATGGCTATGTCTCCCAAAAGGGGCAGATACTCAGAAAAATCAATCTTCTTATCCCCATTCTTGTCCTTTTTCTCAAAGGCATTAGCCAGGTAATTTGTGCCCTTTTTTCCACAGGCACTGAggaagttggggaagttctccttcATCATCGTCAGCAGGCTCGGCTTGTCAATCTTGTCACGTCCAGTGTATTTGTGAAACATGTTGATCATGCCCATTATGGACTTCTCAGCCTGAGTGCTGCTCATCTTTGCTTTCAGAAAGCAGAGGTGGGAAATGTCACCAGGGAAAGGATGAGTGAGatgtgtgcctttttttttttttttttttaaagacggggtttcaccatgttggtcaggctggtcttaaactcctgacctcaggtgatctgcacacctccaaagtgcttggattacaggcatgagccaccatacccggcccgaGGTTCAGAATTTTTTATGCTTAGGAATAAGTAGGGAAGGAGCATAATAAATCTGATATACCTGTCATGTCTTAGCGATTTCAGATCCACATACACAGTAGTCGGATCAGGCCCTGAGGTTCCCTAAAGAAAGACAAATCAATGCATTGTTTAGAATTTTGATAAACtgtatttcacattttcaaaCCAAGAAATAATTTAGCCATATACATGAACAATCCACACTCTTTTCACCTCTCCTCCCTTTGGAAAGTAggccccctgctctccctcttaTCACAGGGACTATGGCAGCACTGAAACGTTTCCATGCTGAGGAGGGCTTTCATCCCTGGATTCAAAGCAGAAGTGAGACAAGTTGGCAACTCAGGGCCTTTCAAAACCAACACTGGCCACAGTGACAGCAAGAGGCCTATGATGGGGCTCAAGGTTAAACCATCAAGACCCTTCTGAAAGAAGAAGGTCACAGAAGACCTGAAATAATCCACCCATGTGTACTATCTTTTTTAACCCATTGTTGTCCATGTCTAttatttgccttatttttttaagagacagggtctcaatctgttgctcaggctgctgaagtgcagcagtgcaatcatatctcactgcagcctcaacctcctaggctcaagcaatccccctgcctcagacttccaggtagctgggactagaggcatgcactatacccagctatttttttggggggatggggatagagatgaggtctccctatgttgcccaggctggtctcaaacttcaggacttaagcagtcctcctgccttggcctcccaaagtgttgtgattataggcatgaaccaccatacctggccctatATTTGCCTTATTAGCTAAATTAATACACAAAGTTAGTCTCAGTTCTAATCCCTCTTCTGTTATTTACCCATCGAGAATAACATGACAAAGTTGCCATCTGGGTAGAGAAGAGAATACAAGCttattgtttgaaaaaaaaaaaaaaaaaggtacagaatatagagacagaaaaacaaaaggtcagggctgggcgaggtggctcatgtctataatcctagcactttgggaggctgaggtgggtggatcacctgaggtcagaagtttgagactagcctggccaacagggtgaaaccctgtctctactaaaaatagaaaaaaaatagccaggtgtggtggcaagtgcctgtaatcccagctactctgtagactgaggtgagagaaccgcttgaacccaggaggtggaggatgcagtaagctgagactgtgccactacactgcagccggGGTgaaagtgagactgtttcaaaaagaaaaacagaagaaggtCAGATACAAGCAAAATCCAAATAGGACTCAAATCTTTGTGACTCATCATCATGACCACATGCTGATGACTCGAGGAAACACTAACACTGTGCTCACCGCCAGCACTGCTCTGAGAGTACGGAGCTGCCTAGGGAAGCACAGTACTGCTACCTTCACCTTACAGACcagcaaaatgacacaaagaAATCGAGATAAAAAGCCCAAAGTCCCAAAGCAAGTAAGTGTGGCTGGGGCCCAAGCCCAGACAGCCTGGCTTCAAAGCCCATGCTCTGGGACACTCCACAGTCCTCTCCAGTTTGTGAGCAGACAAGATTTCATGAGGGTCACCTGTAAACATATTGCTACATTGACTCTTGATCCAAAAGTGGTGCTGACAGCCCGCGGGGACAGCCCGATGTCTTTGAAGAGCTTGGAGAAGGACTGCTGGAGTGCAACACGGGGCCGCTCCTCTGCCACCACCACACAGGTCCGGACGCAGGAGAGGTTGATCCCTCTGGTCTGCAAGACACCGTTGCATAAGACACCAATGGGAGCGAAGTCAGTAGGATCATAAAAGCACTGAACAGGTAGGGCCACTGTTCTCGCTCCTTGGTCAGGAAAAGCCAAGCAACTTTGTATTCTTACCTCAGGCACACAGAGAAAGCAgctttcagaaaagaagaaacgGCCAAGGCATCCCAT
This window contains:
- the LOC103795227 gene encoding protein S100-A7, with the translated sequence MSSTQAEKSIMGMINMFHKYTGRDKIDKPSLLTMMKENFPNFLSACGKKGTNYLANAFEKKDKNGDKKIDFSEYLPLLGDIAIDYHKQSHGAEPCSGGSQWSSPTRGLQRPQKQ